The following are from one region of the Nitrospirota bacterium genome:
- a CDS encoding Fic family protein: MKPSNRYDTSSLPEAQFEPGSRGHVLKNKFAIKSKRVMDEAESVALKTATDKLLGMYDASHRFTAGDIRAMHKIWLGNIYEWAGEYRQVNVSKGDFHFAASKQIPLLMNAFEKDFLHKHMPCNFKSMERVIQALAEVHVELVLIHPFREGNGRVARLLAILMALQAGLPPLDFTGIVSRKKKDYISAVQAGMERDYKPMEKVFTSAIRKTLKAREQQ; encoded by the coding sequence ATGAAACCCTCCAACCGCTACGATACATCCTCTCTCCCCGAAGCCCAGTTTGAGCCGGGCTCGCGAGGCCATGTCCTCAAAAACAAGTTCGCCATCAAAAGCAAGCGAGTCATGGATGAGGCTGAATCTGTAGCTCTCAAGACCGCAACTGATAAGCTCCTCGGCATGTATGATGCCAGCCATCGCTTCACTGCTGGAGATATCAGGGCAATGCACAAAATCTGGCTGGGCAATATCTACGAATGGGCGGGTGAATACAGACAGGTAAATGTGAGTAAAGGAGATTTTCATTTTGCGGCTTCAAAGCAGATTCCATTATTGATGAACGCTTTTGAGAAGGATTTTCTTCATAAGCACATGCCCTGCAATTTCAAATCAATGGAGCGGGTTATTCAGGCACTGGCTGAAGTCCATGTAGAGCTTGTCCTTATTCATCCATTCCGCGAGGGCAACGGAAGAGTAGCACGTTTGCTGGCTATTTTAATGGCATTGCAGGCTGGACTGCCTCCCCTTGATTTTACCGGGATTGTCAGCAGAAAGAAGAAGGACTACATATCCGCTGTGCAAGCTGGGATGGAACGAGATTACAAGCCGATGGAAAAGGTATTTACTTCTGCGATCCGTAAGACGCTGAAGGCTCGTGAACAGCAATGA